From one Lycium ferocissimum isolate CSIRO_LF1 chromosome 5, AGI_CSIRO_Lferr_CH_V1, whole genome shotgun sequence genomic stretch:
- the LOC132056652 gene encoding cleavage and polyadenylation specificity factor subunit 1 isoform X3, whose product MSFAACKTMHCPTGIENCAAGFITHSAADNITPQILHTADVDSSDWPAAANNKPIGPIPNLVVSAGNVLEVYLIRVNSSNEVKRGGLMAGVSSASLELVCHYRLHGNIYSMGVLTAGGVDGGKRRDSIILTFEDAKMSVLEFDDATHGLRTSSMHCFEGPDWFHLKRGRESFDKGPIIKVDAQGRCAGVFAFEQQMIILKAAEVNSSLVGEDSAFNAGGASARIESSYIITLRDLDVRHVKDFIFLHGYIEPVMVILHERELTWAGRISWKHNTCTVSAFSISTTLKQHPLIWSAVNLPHEAYKLLAVPSPIGGVLVIGANTIHYQSQSSSCSLALNNFAFFGDSSQEMPRSSFNVELDAANATWLTNDVAMLSTKTGELLLLTIIYDGRIVQKLDLSKSRASVLTSGITTIGDSLFFLGSRLGDSLLVQFTCGLGGSNLPPGMQEEVGDIESDAPSAKRLRMSSSDALQDMINGEELSLYGTAPNNAQSAQKTFSFAVRDSLINVGPLKDFSYGMRINADLNATGIAKQSNYELVCCSGHGKNGSLSVLQQSIRPEMITQEALPGCKGIWTVYHKNTRTHLNESSRVADEEDEYHAYLIISLETRTMVLQTANNLEEVTENVDYYVQGTTLAAGNLFGRRRVIQVFAHGARILDGAFMTQELSFKASNVESGSSSDSPTVTSVSIADPYVLLRMTNGSLQLLVGDPSSCSLSITVPSIFESSQKSISACTLYHDKGPEPWLRKTSTDAWLSSGMGEAIDGADGVTHDQGDVYCVVCYENGTLEIFDVPNFSCVFSVDKFISGRTYLVDTFIQDSVNGLDTHSKNSEDVMGPGQKENRKDVKINVVELMMHRWIGKHSRPFLFGILADGTILSYHAYVFEGSENSSKVEGSVSSQNSVSLSNTNASRLRNLRFFRVPVDNYAREEMPSGTPLQRMNVYKNIGGSQGIFLTGSRPSWFMVFRERLRIHPQLCDGPIVAFTVLHNVNCNHGLIYVTAQGTLKICQLPSFLSYDSYWPVQKIPLKGTPHQVTYFAEKNFYSVIVSVPVLKPLNQVLSTIADQEVGHQFDPENLNYEESYPIEEFEVRIVEPEKSGGPWQTRASIPMQSSENALTVRMVTLLNTTTRENETLLAVGTAYVQGEDVAARGRVLLFSIDRTADNSRTLVSEVYSKELKGAISALASLQGHLLIASGPKIILHKWTGSELNGVAFCDVPPLHVVSLNIVKNFILLGDIHNSIYFISWKEPQLNLLAKDFGLLDCLATEFLIDGSTLSLLVSDDQKNVQIFYYAPKMSESWKGQKLMSRAEFHVGSRITKFLRLQLLPTISERTSTTPGSDKTNRFASVFGTLDGSLGCIAPLDELTFRRLQSLQKKLVSAVTHVAGLNPRSFRQFRSNGKAHRPGPDNIVDCELLSHYEMLPLEEQLEIAQQIGTTRTQIMSNLNDMILGTSFL is encoded by the exons GTTGCATGGAAATATATATTCAATGGGCGTGTTAACAGCAGGAGGAGTTGATGGTGGTAAAAGGAGAGATTCGATTATCTTAACCTTTGAAGATGCTAAAATGTCTGTTCTTGAGTTTGACGATGCCACACATGGGCTCCGGACCAG CTCGATGCACTGTTTTGAAGGTCCAGACTGGTTTCATTTAAAAAGAGGACGAGAGTCATTTGACAAAGGTCCGATTATCAAGGTTGATGCGCAGGGGAGATGTGCTGGAGTCTTTGCTTTTGAACAACAGATGATAATACTCAAGGCTGCTGAG GTCAACTCTAGCTTAGTTGGTGAGGACAGTGCTTTTAATGCTGGAGGTGCCTCAGCTCGCATtgaatcatcatatatcatcacCTTACGAGATCTTGATGTGAGGCATGTCAAAGATTTTATATTTCTTCATG GTTATATTGAGCCTGTCATGGTTATCCTTCATGAACGGGAACTCACTTGGGCTGGGCGCATCTCTTGGAAACACAATACTTGTACGGTCTCTGCTTTTAGTATTAGTACAACGTTGAAGCAGCATCCACTGATATGGTCAGCCGTT aATCTCCCTCATGAGGCATATAAACTTCTTGCTGTGCCATCTCCTATTGGTGGAGTACTTGTAATTGGTGCAAACACTATCCATTATCAAAGCCAG TCCTCTTCTTGTTCGTTGGCGTTGAACAATTTTGCCTTTTTTGGTGATAGCAG TCAAGAAATGCCAAGATCATCTTTTAATGTGGAGTTAGATGCAGCTAATGCGACTTGGTTGACAAATGATGTGGCAATGCTATCGACAAAAACAGGGGAACTACTTCTTCTAACGATTATATATGACGGGAG AATCGTACAAAAGCTCGACCTTTCAAAATCAAGAGCTTCAGTACTTACATCG GGAATTACAACAATTGGGGACTCATTATTCTTTTTGGGTAGTCGCCTTGGAGATAGTTTGCTCGTGCAGTTTACTTGTGGTCTGGGAGGATCAAATTTGCCTCCTGGGATGCAGGAAGAG GTTGGAGATATTGAAAGTGATGCTCCTTCTGCAAAGAGGCTAAGAATGTCATCCTCGGATGCATTGCAAGACATGATTAATGGAGAAGAGCTTTCCTTGTATGGTACAGCTCCAAATAATGCACAATCAGCACAG AAGACATTCTCATTTGCAGTGAGGGATTCCCTGATCAATGTTGGACCTCTAAAAGACTTCTCGTATGGTATGAGAATCAATGCGGACCTGAATGCTACTGGAATTGCTAAGCAAAGTAATTATGAACTG GTATGCTGTTCAGGTCATGGAAAGAATGGTTCCCTTTCTGTGCTTCAACAATCAATCCGCCCAGAAATGATCACCCAA gAAGCTTTACCAGGTTGCAAGGGAATTTGGACTGTTTACCACAAGAATACACGTACCCATCTCAATGAATCCTCAAGAGTGGCAGATGAAGAAGAcgaatatcatgcatatttGATTATTAGTTTGGAGACTCGTACAATG GTTCTGCAGACTGCAAATAATTTGGAGGAGGTAACAGAGAATGTGGATTACTATGTTCAAGGAACTACTCTTGCTGCTGGAAATCTATTTGGGAG ACGCCGAGTTATCCAAGTGTTTGCTCATGGTGCTCGAATTCTTGATGGTGCATTTATGACTCAAGAATTGAGCTTTAAGGCTTCAAATGTGGAATCTGGCTCGAGTTCAGATAGTCCTACTGTAACTTCTGTTTCGATAGccgatccttatgttttactaaGAATGACAAATGGAAGTCTTCAGCTTCTTGTCGGAG ATCCGTCATCGTGCTCTCTTTCAATAACCGTTCCGTCAATATTTGAAAGCTCACAAAAGTCAATATCTGCTTGTACACTATATCATGACAAAGGCCCTGAACCTTGGCTCAGGAAGACTAGTACTGATGCTTGGCTTTCTTCTGGCATGGGGGAGGCAATTGATGGTGCCGATGGGGTAACCCATGATCAGGGTGATGTATATTGTGTTGTTTGTTACGAAAATGGTACTCTTGAAATATTTGATGTTCCCAATTTTAGTTGTGTTTTCTCCGTTGATAAATTCATATCTGGGAGGACCTACCTTGTTGACACCTTTATCCAAGATTCAGTCAATGGTCTTGATACACATTCGAAGAATAGTGAGGATGTTATGGGCCCTGGACAGAAAGAGAACAGGAAGGACGTGAAGATAAACGTGGTGGAGTTGATGATGCATAGGTGGATAGGGAAACATTCCCgcccttttctttttgggataTTGGCTGATGGGACGATTCTAAGTTACCATGCATATGTTTTTGAAGGTTCAGAGAATTCTTCTAAAGTTGAGGGATCTGTTTCATCACAGAATTCTGTTAGTCTTAGCAATACAAATGCGTCTAGGCTCAGAAATTTAAGATTTTTTCGGGTTCCAGTAGACAATTATGCAAGGGAAGAGATGCCGTCTGGAACCCCATTACAGCGAATGAATGTTTATAAGAATATTGGTGGTTCTCAAGGAATATTTCTCACCGGGTCAAGGCCATCTTGGTTCATGGTGTTCCGTGAACGACTTAGGATACATCCACAG CTATGTGACGGGCCTATCGTTGCCTTCACTGTTCTTCACAATGTCAACTGTAATCATGGACTGATATATGTAACTGCCCAG GGAACATTAAAGATTTGCCAACTTCCATCTTTCCTGTCTTATGACAGCTATTGGCCTGTGCAAAAG ATACCATTGAAGGGAACACCACATCAAGTTACTTATTTTGCTGAGAAGAATTTTTACTCAGTTATAGTTTCAGTTCCA GTTCTTAAGCCATTGAATCAAGTCCTATCAACTATAGCTGATCAAGAAGTTGGCCATCAGTTTGATCctgaaaatttaaattatgaagAAAGCTATCCTATAGAAGAATTTGAGGTGCGGATTGTGGAACCAGAAAAATCTGGTGGGCCCTGGCAAACGAGGGCAAGTATTCCTATGCAAAGTTCTGAAAATGCTCTGACTGTGAGGATGGTTACTTTACTT AATACAACTACGAGAGAGAATGAAACACTTTTGGCAGTTGGGACTGCTTACGTGCAAGGGGAAGATGTTGCTGCAAGGGGGCGTGTGCTTTTGTTTTCTATAGATCGAACTGCTGATAATTCTCGAACTTTG GTCTCAGAAGTCTACTCAAAGGAATTAAAGGGTGCTATATCTGCTTTAGCTTCACTTCAAGGTCACTTGTTGATAGCTTCTGGTCCTAAAATTATCCTGCACAAATGGACGGGTTCTGAATTAAATGGAGTTGCTTTTTGTGATGTTCCTCCACTTCATGTTGTGAGCCTAAATATT GTGAAGAACTTTATTCTTCTTGGAGACATTCACAACAGCATATACTTCATCAGCTGGAAAGAGCCACAACTTAATTTATTGGCCAAAGATTTTGGGTTGCTTGATTGTTTAGCAACAGAGTTTTTAATTGATGGTAGCACTCTCAGTCTTCTAGTTTCAGATGATCAAAAGAATGTCCAG ATATTCTACTATGCTCCAAAGATGTCAGAAAGTTGGAAAGGGCAGAAGCTTATGTCTAGGGCTGAATTCCATGTTGGTTCTCGCATTACAAAGTTCTTACGCTTGCAGCTGCTTCCCACTATATCTGAGCGAACTTCTACCACTCCGGGGTCTGATAAAACAAATCGCTTCGCTTCAGTGTTTGGCACGCTAGATGGCAGCCTTGGCTGTATAGCCCCTCTGGATGAACTTACTTTTCGTAGGCTTCAGTCCCTGCAGAAAAAGCTTGTTAGTGCTGTTACCCATGTTGCTGGACTAAATCCAAGATCTTTCCGCCAGTTCCGTTCAAATGGAAAAGCTCATCGGCCTGGTCCAGATAACATAGTTGACTGTGAGCTGCTATCCCA
- the LOC132056652 gene encoding cleavage and polyadenylation specificity factor subunit 1 isoform X1: MSFAACKTMHCPTGIENCAAGFITHSAADNITPQILHTADVDSSDWPAAANNKPIGPIPNLVVSAGNVLEVYLIRVNSSNEVKRGGLMAGVSSASLELVCHYRLHGNIYSMGVLTAGGVDGGKRRDSIILTFEDAKMSVLEFDDATHGLRTSSMHCFEGPDWFHLKRGRESFDKGPIIKVDAQGRCAGVFAFEQQMIILKAAEVNSSLVGEDSAFNAGGASARIESSYIITLRDLDVRHVKDFIFLHGYIEPVMVILHERELTWAGRISWKHNTCTVSAFSISTTLKQHPLIWSAVNLPHEAYKLLAVPSPIGGVLVIGANTIHYQSQSSSCSLALNNFAFFGDSSQEMPRSSFNVELDAANATWLTNDVAMLSTKTGELLLLTIIYDGRIVQKLDLSKSRASVLTSGITTIGDSLFFLGSRLGDSLLVQFTCGLGGSNLPPGMQEEVGDIESDAPSAKRLRMSSSDALQDMINGEELSLYGTAPNNAQSAQKTFSFAVRDSLINVGPLKDFSYGMRINADLNATGIAKQSNYELVCCSGHGKNGSLSVLQQSIRPEMITQEALPGCKGIWTVYHKNTRTHLNESSRVADEEDEYHAYLIISLETRTMVLQTANNLEEVTENVDYYVQGTTLAAGNLFGRRRVIQVFAHGARILDGAFMTQELSFKASNVESGSSSDSPTVTSVSIADPYVLLRMTNGSLQLLVGDPSSCSLSITVPSIFESSQKSISACTLYHDKGPEPWLRKTSTDAWLSSGMGEAIDGADGVTHDQGDVYCVVCYENGTLEIFDVPNFSCVFSVDKFISGRTYLVDTFIQDSVNGLDTHSKNSEDVMGPGQKENRKDVKINVVELMMHRWIGKHSRPFLFGILADGTILSYHAYVFEGSENSSKVEGSVSSQNSVSLSNTNASRLRNLRFFRVPVDNYAREEMPSGTPLQRMNVYKNIGGSQGIFLTGSRPSWFMVFRERLRIHPQLCDGPIVAFTVLHNVNCNHGLIYVTAQGTLKICQLPSFLSYDSYWPVQKIPLKGTPHQVTYFAEKNFYSVIVSVPVLKPLNQVLSTIADQEVGHQFDPENLNYEESYPIEEFEVRIVEPEKSGGPWQTRASIPMQSSENALTVRMVTLLNTTTRENETLLAVGTAYVQGEDVAARGRVLLFSIDRTADNSRTLVSEVYSKELKGAISALASLQGHLLIASGPKIILHKWTGSELNGVAFCDVPPLHVVSLNIVKNFILLGDIHNSIYFISWKEPQLNLLAKDFGLLDCLATEFLIDGSTLSLLVSDDQKNVQTVDTITWRPNIETHNNMDEPSFGTMISNESWELTPQLQELAHEIFYYAPKMSESWKGQKLMSRAEFHVGSRITKFLRLQLLPTISERTSTTPGSDKTNRFASVFGTLDGSLGCIAPLDELTFRRLQSLQKKLVSAVTHVAGLNPRSFRQFRSNGKAHRPGPDNIVDCELLSHYEMLPLEEQLEIAQQIGTTRTQIMSNLNDMILGTSFL, from the exons GTTGCATGGAAATATATATTCAATGGGCGTGTTAACAGCAGGAGGAGTTGATGGTGGTAAAAGGAGAGATTCGATTATCTTAACCTTTGAAGATGCTAAAATGTCTGTTCTTGAGTTTGACGATGCCACACATGGGCTCCGGACCAG CTCGATGCACTGTTTTGAAGGTCCAGACTGGTTTCATTTAAAAAGAGGACGAGAGTCATTTGACAAAGGTCCGATTATCAAGGTTGATGCGCAGGGGAGATGTGCTGGAGTCTTTGCTTTTGAACAACAGATGATAATACTCAAGGCTGCTGAG GTCAACTCTAGCTTAGTTGGTGAGGACAGTGCTTTTAATGCTGGAGGTGCCTCAGCTCGCATtgaatcatcatatatcatcacCTTACGAGATCTTGATGTGAGGCATGTCAAAGATTTTATATTTCTTCATG GTTATATTGAGCCTGTCATGGTTATCCTTCATGAACGGGAACTCACTTGGGCTGGGCGCATCTCTTGGAAACACAATACTTGTACGGTCTCTGCTTTTAGTATTAGTACAACGTTGAAGCAGCATCCACTGATATGGTCAGCCGTT aATCTCCCTCATGAGGCATATAAACTTCTTGCTGTGCCATCTCCTATTGGTGGAGTACTTGTAATTGGTGCAAACACTATCCATTATCAAAGCCAG TCCTCTTCTTGTTCGTTGGCGTTGAACAATTTTGCCTTTTTTGGTGATAGCAG TCAAGAAATGCCAAGATCATCTTTTAATGTGGAGTTAGATGCAGCTAATGCGACTTGGTTGACAAATGATGTGGCAATGCTATCGACAAAAACAGGGGAACTACTTCTTCTAACGATTATATATGACGGGAG AATCGTACAAAAGCTCGACCTTTCAAAATCAAGAGCTTCAGTACTTACATCG GGAATTACAACAATTGGGGACTCATTATTCTTTTTGGGTAGTCGCCTTGGAGATAGTTTGCTCGTGCAGTTTACTTGTGGTCTGGGAGGATCAAATTTGCCTCCTGGGATGCAGGAAGAG GTTGGAGATATTGAAAGTGATGCTCCTTCTGCAAAGAGGCTAAGAATGTCATCCTCGGATGCATTGCAAGACATGATTAATGGAGAAGAGCTTTCCTTGTATGGTACAGCTCCAAATAATGCACAATCAGCACAG AAGACATTCTCATTTGCAGTGAGGGATTCCCTGATCAATGTTGGACCTCTAAAAGACTTCTCGTATGGTATGAGAATCAATGCGGACCTGAATGCTACTGGAATTGCTAAGCAAAGTAATTATGAACTG GTATGCTGTTCAGGTCATGGAAAGAATGGTTCCCTTTCTGTGCTTCAACAATCAATCCGCCCAGAAATGATCACCCAA gAAGCTTTACCAGGTTGCAAGGGAATTTGGACTGTTTACCACAAGAATACACGTACCCATCTCAATGAATCCTCAAGAGTGGCAGATGAAGAAGAcgaatatcatgcatatttGATTATTAGTTTGGAGACTCGTACAATG GTTCTGCAGACTGCAAATAATTTGGAGGAGGTAACAGAGAATGTGGATTACTATGTTCAAGGAACTACTCTTGCTGCTGGAAATCTATTTGGGAG ACGCCGAGTTATCCAAGTGTTTGCTCATGGTGCTCGAATTCTTGATGGTGCATTTATGACTCAAGAATTGAGCTTTAAGGCTTCAAATGTGGAATCTGGCTCGAGTTCAGATAGTCCTACTGTAACTTCTGTTTCGATAGccgatccttatgttttactaaGAATGACAAATGGAAGTCTTCAGCTTCTTGTCGGAG ATCCGTCATCGTGCTCTCTTTCAATAACCGTTCCGTCAATATTTGAAAGCTCACAAAAGTCAATATCTGCTTGTACACTATATCATGACAAAGGCCCTGAACCTTGGCTCAGGAAGACTAGTACTGATGCTTGGCTTTCTTCTGGCATGGGGGAGGCAATTGATGGTGCCGATGGGGTAACCCATGATCAGGGTGATGTATATTGTGTTGTTTGTTACGAAAATGGTACTCTTGAAATATTTGATGTTCCCAATTTTAGTTGTGTTTTCTCCGTTGATAAATTCATATCTGGGAGGACCTACCTTGTTGACACCTTTATCCAAGATTCAGTCAATGGTCTTGATACACATTCGAAGAATAGTGAGGATGTTATGGGCCCTGGACAGAAAGAGAACAGGAAGGACGTGAAGATAAACGTGGTGGAGTTGATGATGCATAGGTGGATAGGGAAACATTCCCgcccttttctttttgggataTTGGCTGATGGGACGATTCTAAGTTACCATGCATATGTTTTTGAAGGTTCAGAGAATTCTTCTAAAGTTGAGGGATCTGTTTCATCACAGAATTCTGTTAGTCTTAGCAATACAAATGCGTCTAGGCTCAGAAATTTAAGATTTTTTCGGGTTCCAGTAGACAATTATGCAAGGGAAGAGATGCCGTCTGGAACCCCATTACAGCGAATGAATGTTTATAAGAATATTGGTGGTTCTCAAGGAATATTTCTCACCGGGTCAAGGCCATCTTGGTTCATGGTGTTCCGTGAACGACTTAGGATACATCCACAG CTATGTGACGGGCCTATCGTTGCCTTCACTGTTCTTCACAATGTCAACTGTAATCATGGACTGATATATGTAACTGCCCAG GGAACATTAAAGATTTGCCAACTTCCATCTTTCCTGTCTTATGACAGCTATTGGCCTGTGCAAAAG ATACCATTGAAGGGAACACCACATCAAGTTACTTATTTTGCTGAGAAGAATTTTTACTCAGTTATAGTTTCAGTTCCA GTTCTTAAGCCATTGAATCAAGTCCTATCAACTATAGCTGATCAAGAAGTTGGCCATCAGTTTGATCctgaaaatttaaattatgaagAAAGCTATCCTATAGAAGAATTTGAGGTGCGGATTGTGGAACCAGAAAAATCTGGTGGGCCCTGGCAAACGAGGGCAAGTATTCCTATGCAAAGTTCTGAAAATGCTCTGACTGTGAGGATGGTTACTTTACTT AATACAACTACGAGAGAGAATGAAACACTTTTGGCAGTTGGGACTGCTTACGTGCAAGGGGAAGATGTTGCTGCAAGGGGGCGTGTGCTTTTGTTTTCTATAGATCGAACTGCTGATAATTCTCGAACTTTG GTCTCAGAAGTCTACTCAAAGGAATTAAAGGGTGCTATATCTGCTTTAGCTTCACTTCAAGGTCACTTGTTGATAGCTTCTGGTCCTAAAATTATCCTGCACAAATGGACGGGTTCTGAATTAAATGGAGTTGCTTTTTGTGATGTTCCTCCACTTCATGTTGTGAGCCTAAATATT GTGAAGAACTTTATTCTTCTTGGAGACATTCACAACAGCATATACTTCATCAGCTGGAAAGAGCCACAACTTAATTTATTGGCCAAAGATTTTGGGTTGCTTGATTGTTTAGCAACAGAGTTTTTAATTGATGGTAGCACTCTCAGTCTTCTAGTTTCAGATGATCAAAAGAATGTCCAG ACCGTGGACACCATAACATGGCGGCCCAACATTGAGACACACAATAACATGGATGAGCCTAGCTTTGGTACCATGATAAGTAATGAATCTTGGGAACTTACTCCTCAACTCCAAGAGCTAGCTCATGAG ATATTCTACTATGCTCCAAAGATGTCAGAAAGTTGGAAAGGGCAGAAGCTTATGTCTAGGGCTGAATTCCATGTTGGTTCTCGCATTACAAAGTTCTTACGCTTGCAGCTGCTTCCCACTATATCTGAGCGAACTTCTACCACTCCGGGGTCTGATAAAACAAATCGCTTCGCTTCAGTGTTTGGCACGCTAGATGGCAGCCTTGGCTGTATAGCCCCTCTGGATGAACTTACTTTTCGTAGGCTTCAGTCCCTGCAGAAAAAGCTTGTTAGTGCTGTTACCCATGTTGCTGGACTAAATCCAAGATCTTTCCGCCAGTTCCGTTCAAATGGAAAAGCTCATCGGCCTGGTCCAGATAACATAGTTGACTGTGAGCTGCTATCCCA